ATGTCGCCGTTCTTGCTGACGAAAAAGCCGCTGCCGGTGCCTTTGGCGTCCGGCACGCTGCCACTGCCCTGCGGCAGACCGAACTGCTGCCCGAACTGATCCTGAAGCCGCTGACGCAACTGCGCCTCGGGGCTGTTCTTGCTGCTTTCCGTGACGCTGATGTATACCAGGCCGTTTTGCCGTTCTTTGACGACATTCACGGTGTTCGCCTCGGACTCGGTGCGGGCCTTTCCGTTGTCGAAAGTGGTGGAGGCTGCCGCCGTGGTGGGCGTGGTCGCGGCCACGACAGGAACGGAATTCTGAACAGTGTTCTGGGCGGCGCTGCGTTCGTTCAGGCTGTAGCCCACGAACCCGCCCAGGGCCAGCGCCCCCGTGAGGGCCAGAGCAGAGAGGTTCTTCTTCATGCAAGGCAGCATCGCGCATCACCGTTACACGACGGTTAAAAACAGCAGGTCAGGGATTAATCGCAGAACGGGCCAGCCAAGAAGGCCTTGACAGACCTTTACACCCGCTGAGCCACAAACGCCATCAGGCGGCGCGGCGGGGTGAAGGGCGTGCGCTGCCAGTCGCCATACACGTCCTGCACCCGGAACCCGGCCTGCCCAAGAGACGCCGCGATCTCGTCGAAGGTGCGGAAGCGCAGGGTGCTGTGAACGTCGAGGTGCTCCCCGGTGGCCTGAAAGATGTTTCGCCCCCGAATGTGAACACGTCCGCCTGAAACATCGAGCACTTCCAGCCACGTTTCCAGCGGGCCGGAGGCAGTCGGCGTGACCTCGCGTGTCTTTTCAGGCGTCCAGTCCTCCCATTCGTGGGCCAGGGGGTTCCGCGACTCGAAGGCCACCCACCCGCCGGGACGCAGGGCCGCGTGCAGGTGGCGCAGGGTCGCCAGCCAGGCGCCATCTTCCAGAAAAACCTGCGCGACATTGCCGGTCATAACAGCCAGGTCGGCCTGCCAGTCCCCCAGACCGCCCGCGTCGGCGTTCAGCCAGACGACGCGCTCCGCACCCGGCTGTTTTTGCGCGTAGGCCAGCATTTCGGGGGCCGGGTCGACGCCCCACACCTGATGTCCGGCGGCGGCCAGCCGGCGAGCCAGGAAGCCGGTGCCGCAGCCCAGGTCGATGATCTGCCGGGCGTTCAGATCGGCGGCCAGCGCCGCGTAATACGCCAGGTCGTCACGCTCGCCGTTGTCGGTGTCGTACTGCGCGACAAGGCGCGGGTCGACATAGTGTAAGTCCAGGTGGGGCAGGTCAAGGTGGGGCAGGTTTCGTTCGGGCACCCGCCCATGCTGCCTGCCGGGGGCCACCGGAGGCGTCCGCCAGATAGCGTATACGCTTAGAATGCGCCTGATATGCCCGCCGCCTTCCCCCTGCTCGCCGTCGATATCGGCAACACCAGCACCGTGCTGGGCCTGGCCGACGACAGCCTGAACCTGACGCACACCTGGCGAATCCGCACCAACCGGGACGTGTTGCCGGACGACCTGGCGCTCCAGCTTCACGGGCTGTTCACGCTGGCAGGTGCGGCGGTGCCCCGCGCGGCCGTCCTGAGCAGCGTGGCCCCGCCGGTCGGCGAGAATTACGCTCTGGCCCTCAAGCGGCACTTCATGATCGATGCCTTCAGCGTGGCGGCCGAGAACCTGCCGGACGTGAGGGTGGAACTGGACACGCCCGGCGTGGTCGGCGCCGACCGGCTGTGCAACCTGTTCGGCGCAGAGAAATACATGACCCACCACGAGTACGCGGTGGTGGTGGAT
This DNA window, taken from Deinococcus fonticola, encodes the following:
- a CDS encoding class I SAM-dependent methyltransferase encodes the protein MPERNLPHLDLPHLDLHYVDPRLVAQYDTDNGERDDLAYYAALAADLNARQIIDLGCGTGFLARRLAAAGHQVWGVDPAPEMLAYAQKQPGAERVVWLNADAGGLGDWQADLAVMTGNVAQVFLEDGAWLATLRHLHAALRPGGWVAFESRNPLAHEWEDWTPEKTREVTPTASGPLETWLEVLDVSGGRVHIRGRNIFQATGEHLDVHSTLRFRTFDEIAASLGQAGFRVQDVYGDWQRTPFTPPRRLMAFVAQRV
- a CDS encoding type III pantothenate kinase, yielding MPAAFPLLAVDIGNTSTVLGLADDSLNLTHTWRIRTNRDVLPDDLALQLHGLFTLAGAAVPRAAVLSSVAPPVGENYALALKRHFMIDAFSVAAENLPDVRVELDTPGVVGADRLCNLFGAEKYMTHHEYAVVVDFGTSTNFDVIGRGRRFLGGVLATGAQVSADALFSRAAKLPRITLAAPETAIGKNTVHALQSGLVFGYAEMVDGLLRRIQSELPGEAVTIATGGFSRTVQGICQEIDYYDETLTLRGLVELWASR